CACTTCCCCGGTGACCCGGTCATGCCGGGCTGTCTGGGTCTGGACGCCATGTGGCAGATCATCGGTTTCTACCTTGCGTGGCTGGGTAACCCCGGTCACGGGCGCGCCCTGGGTGTGGGTGAGGTTAAATTTTTCGGCCAAGTGCTGCCGAAAGCCAAGAAAGTCACCTACAAGGTTGAGCTGAGCCGGGTAATTACCCGCAAGCTGGTGATGGGTATCGGTGACGCCAGCATGGAAGTCGATGGGCGCGAAATTTACACTGCCAAAGACCTGCGCGTTGGCCTGTTCACCTCCACCGACAATTTCTGATACGCCTACGCTCAAGGCCTGAACTTCCTGCCTGTTGGCTGTCCAATCAGGCAGGAAGTTAAAACCGATGTATGAGGAGTATTGCCATGAAAAAGCAACTTGCCGCCCTGCTGCTAGGTCTGTCTGCCTTGGGGGCTGCCCATGCCGAAGATAAACCTGTGTACGATCGTGTCAGTTTTTCCGTCAGTGCTGCCAAGGAAGTGCCGAATGACCAGCTCAGCGCCGTCCTCTACGCTGAACAACAAGGGCAGGATACGGTCGGCATGGCTGATGCGGTCAATAAGGCCATTACCTGGGCGATGGATACCGCCAAGCAGGAAAGTGCGGTGGAAAGCCGTACCCTCGATTACACCACCAGCCCGATCTACACCGACGGGCGCGTGACTGGTTGGCAGGTACGCCAAAGCATCCAGCTCAAAAGCAAGGACAGCAAAATCCTCAGCACCCTGTTAGGGAAGTTACAGGAAAAACTGCGTATCCAGGGTATCAGCTACAACGTTTCCCCGGAACTCCAGAACAGCACCGAAGATGAGCTGATCACCACCGCCCTGGCCAATTTCAAGAAACGCGCCGACCAGGTTAAAACCAATATGGGGCGGGCGGAATACCGGGTGGTGCGGCTGGATGTGCAATCCGTCGGCGGTGACTATCCGCAAGCACCCATGTACCGCATGGCCGCAATGGAAGCCGCAGCACCTGCCCCTGCCGCCCCCTCGCTGGAGGGCGGCAAACAGGACTTGCAAGTAAACGTACAAGCCGAGATTGAACTTTCCATCAATTAAGGTTAGAATGCCGCCCTTTTCGCACATACCGAATACATTTTGAGGATTTCACAACATGAAGCCCGGCATTCATCCAAATTACAGAGAAGTCGTATTTCAGGATCTGACTAGCGGCTTCGCGTTCCTGACCCGTTCCACGGCTGCCACCAAGGAAAGCATCGACTGGGAAGATGGCAATCAATATCCCCTGATCAAGGTGGAAATTTCCAGCCAGTCCCACCCGTTTTATACTGGCAAGCAAGCCATGGCCACCACGGCGGGTCGGGTCGAAAAGTTCAAGAACCGTTACGCCCGCGGCAAGTAAGCGCTGGCAAACGTTTACGGAACATTGCATTATGGAAAGGCGTCCCACAGGGCGCCTTTTTTGTTGTTTTACGGAGAGTTAAAATGCGGCTAACCAACTTTTTCCCCCGCTTGTTACTGGCCAGTGTTGCCGTCGTGGCTGGCTGTTCAGCCAATCCCGTCACTGGTGAAAAACAACTGGCGCTGATGTCGGAAAGCGAAGAAGTGCAGGCTGGGCAACAGGCGCACCAGGAAATTCTGGCGCAAAACCCGCCTTACCGTGATGCCGCGTTGCAAGCCTATGTCAGCCGGGTTGGGCAGATGATGGCAGCGCAA
The sequence above is drawn from the Thiothrix nivea DSM 5205 genome and encodes:
- the fabA gene encoding 3-hydroxyacyl-[acyl-carrier-protein] dehydratase FabA, giving the protein MSRQSSFTREELLQCGHGEMFGPGNAQLPIPNMLMMDRIVEISADGGTHGKGHILAELDITPSLWFFDCHFPGDPVMPGCLGLDAMWQIIGFYLAWLGNPGHGRALGVGEVKFFGQVLPKAKKVTYKVELSRVITRKLVMGIGDASMEVDGREIYTAKDLRVGLFTSTDNF
- a CDS encoding SIMPL domain-containing protein (The SIMPL domain is named for its presence in mouse protein SIMPL (signalling molecule that associates with mouse pelle-like kinase). Bacterial member BP26, from Brucella, was shown to assemble into a channel-like structure, while YggE from E. coli has been associated with resistance to oxidative stress.), with translation MKKQLAALLLGLSALGAAHAEDKPVYDRVSFSVSAAKEVPNDQLSAVLYAEQQGQDTVGMADAVNKAITWAMDTAKQESAVESRTLDYTTSPIYTDGRVTGWQVRQSIQLKSKDSKILSTLLGKLQEKLRIQGISYNVSPELQNSTEDELITTALANFKKRADQVKTNMGRAEYRVVRLDVQSVGGDYPQAPMYRMAAMEAAAPAPAAPSLEGGKQDLQVNVQAEIELSIN
- a CDS encoding type B 50S ribosomal protein L31 gives rise to the protein MKPGIHPNYREVVFQDLTSGFAFLTRSTAATKESIDWEDGNQYPLIKVEISSQSHPFYTGKQAMATTAGRVEKFKNRYARGK